In one Brienomyrus brachyistius isolate T26 chromosome 12, BBRACH_0.4, whole genome shotgun sequence genomic region, the following are encoded:
- the LOC125704518 gene encoding putative C-type lectin domain family 20 member A, translating into MRDNSCWNNVDCSYNSMTGYFICYTAPTYEDGINATWNFTWINQHRNWSDAQSYCRYNYTDLATVRNKEDNDLIHKIVPSQTWAWIGLFQDTWEWSDLSNSSFRNWKNGRNDNVGNACALAQVTWPGTWDVTPCDEKHPFICYDDNLILVNSSMTWNKALNYCRTHHSDLVSVHNEEIQYWVSRRAKKASTDHVWLGLRFSCSLNFWFWVSAENVCYQKWAPNNISKSNLCGTTGAVQSKDPHYWVSLPETNELNFICSKCPSQADP; encoded by the exons ATGCGAGACAACAGTTGTTGGAATAATGTTGATTGTTCATATAACAGTATGACGGGGTATTTCATCTGTTATACTG CTCCCACCTATGAAGACGGAATAAATGCTACCTGGAACTTCACCTGGATTAACCAACATAGGAATTGGTCTGATGCTCAGAGCTACTGCAGATACAATTACACAGACCTGGCCACTGTGAGGAATAAAGAAGATAATGACTTGATACATAAAATTGTTCCAAGTCAAACTTGGGCATGGATTGGGTTGTTCCAGGACACATGGGAATGGTCAGACCTGTCAAACTCCTCATTCCGTAACTGGAAAAATGGCCGAAATGATAATGTGGGTAACGCATGTGCTTTAGCTCAGGTCACCTGGCCTGGGACATGGGATGTGACTCCCTGTGATGAAAAGCATCCATTCATATGCTATGATG ATAACCTGATCTTGGTAAATAGTAGCATGACCTGGAATAAAGCCCTGAATTACTGCAGAACGCACCATTCGGACCTGGTGTCTGTCCACAATGAGGAGATCCAGTACTGGGTCAGTAGGAGAGCTAAGAAGGCCTCCACTGATCATGTCTGGCTGGGGCTgcgcttctcctgctccctgaacTTCTGGTTCTGGGTCAGTGCAGAAAACGTCTGCTACCAGAAGTGGGCCCCAAACAACATATCCAAGAGTAACTTGTGTGGAACCACAGGGGCAGTACAATCCAAAGACCCACATTACTGGGTCAGTCTGCCTGAGACTAATGAGCTCAACTTCATCTGCTCCAAATGTCCAAGTCAGGCTGATCCATGA
- the LOC125704607 gene encoding putative C-type lectin domain family 20 member A: MDGDWSQGLPVTLEVHHQLLCLTDVELQVVLPASQDLWGSKVNWPPNPPRHTNITENRKEWTCLLKAPTYKDGINATWNFTWINQHRNWSDAQSYCRYNYTDLATVRNQEDNDLIHTMVTNGTWVWIGLFQDTWEWSDLSNSSFRNWKNGQNDYVNNACALAQVTWPGTWDVTPCVEQHPFICYDDCLILVNRTMTWNVSLNYCRTHYFDLASVQNKEIQYWVSRRAEKASTDHVWLGLRFSCSPNFWFWVSSENVSYQTWPPNNISNSNLCETTGAVQSGNPDYWVSLPETEELNFMCSICPSKVDLGSQGNNANPAQAEQNKYATCLFCFT; encoded by the exons ATGGATGGTGACTGGTCTCAGGGGCTCCCTGTTACACTGGAAGTCCACCACCAGCTCCTTTGTCTTACTGATGTTGAGCTGCAGGTTGTTCTCCCTGCATCACAAG acctctgggggtccaaggtcaactggccgcCGAACCCCCCCAGGCATACTAACattactgaaaacagaaaagagtggacatGCTTGCTAAAAG CTCCCACCTATAAAGATGGAATAAATGCTACCTGGAACTTCACCTGGATTAACCAACATAGGAATTGGTCTGATGCTCAGAGCTACTGCAGATACAATTACACAGACCTGGCCACTGTGAGGAATCAAGAAGATAATGACTTGATACATACAATGGTTACAAATGGCACTTGGGTATGGATTGGGTTGTTCCAGGATACATGGGAATGGTCAGACCTGTCAAACTCCTCATTCCGTAACTGGAAAAATGGCCAAAATGATTATGTGAATAACGCATGTGCTTTAGCTCAGGTCACCTGGCCTGGGACATGGGATGTGACTCCATgtgttgaacagcatccattcATATGCTATGATG ATTGCCTGATTTTGGTAAACAGAACGATGACCTGGAATGTATCGCTGAATTACTGCAGAACACACTATTTTGACCTGGCCTCTGTCCAAAACAAGGAGATCCAGTACTGGGTCAGTAGGAGAGCTGAGAAGGCCTCCACTGATCATGTCTGGCTGGGGCTGCGCTTCTCCTGCTCCCCTAATTTCTGGTTCTGGGTCAGTTCAGAAAATGTCAGCTATCAGACCTGGCCCCCAAACAACATATCCAACAGTAACTTGTGTGAAACCACAGGGGCAGTACAATCTGGAAACCCAGATTATTGGGTCAGCCTGCCTGAGACGGAGGAGCTCAACTTCATGTGTTCCATATGTCCAAGTAAGGTTGATCTAG